The Treponema pectinovorum genome includes a window with the following:
- a CDS encoding IMP cyclohydrolase: protein MEVIRLDEILKANDYPGRGIVAGLSKDGKHAVSAYWTMGRSKGSRNRIFVVENEDGQEVVRTKAFDPSLIAGDPSLIIYAAMRQFKNYTIVTNGDQTDTIYEGLKNGKSFEESLRSRKYEHDSPNFTPRISSLLKIEDKKFDYAISILKSDNGNPENTLRFTYTYDNPVRGEGRFIHTYMSNGEPLPSFEGEPVLIEINGDIDDFSNMIWKSLNEENKVSLFVRFIDIETGKFEEKIINKNK from the coding sequence ATGGAAGTTATTCGTTTAGACGAAATTTTAAAAGCAAATGACTACCCTGGCCGTGGAATAGTGGCAGGACTTAGCAAAGACGGAAAGCACGCCGTAAGCGCATATTGGACAATGGGCAGAAGCAAAGGAAGTCGCAATAGAATATTTGTTGTAGAAAACGAAGACGGACAAGAAGTTGTCAGGACAAAAGCTTTCGACCCATCTTTGATTGCTGGAGACCCAAGCCTCATAATCTATGCTGCGATGCGGCAGTTTAAAAATTATACGATTGTAACAAATGGCGACCAGACAGACACTATTTATGAAGGCTTAAAAAACGGAAAAAGCTTTGAAGAATCCTTGCGTTCAAGAAAATACGAACACGACTCACCTAACTTTACGCCAAGGATTTCTTCTCTATTAAAAATCGAAGATAAAAAATTTGATTACGCAATTTCAATTTTAAAGAGCGATAACGGCAATCCAGAAAATACACTCCGCTTTACTTACACTTACGACAATCCTGTAAGGGGCGAAGGAAGATTTATTCACACTTATATGTCGAATGGAGAGCCACTGCCTTCTTTTGAAGGAGAGCCAGTTTTGATTGAAATTAACGGCGATATAGATGATTTTTCAAATATGATTTGGAAAAGCCTTAACGAAGAAAACAAAGTAAGCCTTTTTGTAAGATTTATAGATATAGAAACTGGCAAATTTGAAGAAAAAATAATAAATAAAAATAAATAA
- a CDS encoding flavodoxin domain-containing protein, whose product MKVAIVYATTTGNTEQLANALKASAPDSYFSTADSADANEVLAADLILLGSPVMGAEQLEDSMESFFSSIEGSLSGKTVGLFGSYDWGDGQMFRDWSDRVTAAGATVKGVVMAQLAPSDESLEEVKKLLN is encoded by the coding sequence ATGAAAGTAGCGATTGTTTATGCAACAACAACTGGTAATACGGAACAACTTGCAAATGCTTTAAAAGCGTCCGCACCAGATTCATATTTCAGCACAGCAGATAGCGCTGATGCAAATGAAGTTTTGGCAGCAGATTTAATTCTGCTTGGAAGTCCTGTTATGGGAGCAGAGCAGTTGGAAGATTCCATGGAATCATTCTTTTCTTCAATCGAAGGAAGTTTGAGCGGTAAAACTGTAGGACTTTTTGGTTCATACGACTGGGGCGACGGACAGATGTTCAGAGACTGGTCTGACAGAGTTACAGCCGCTGGTGCAACTGTAAAAGGAGTTGTAATGGCTCAGCTTGCTCCAAGCGATGAATCTTTGGAAGAAGTTAAAAAGCTTTTAAACTAG
- the rpsU gene encoding 30S ribosomal protein S21 codes for MATIVVDDSENLEKAIKRFKRMVEKEGIIREYKLREYYVKPSATNHQKKTTLERKLLNKKIKSEKKDY; via the coding sequence ATGGCAACTATAGTAGTAGACGATTCAGAAAACCTTGAAAAAGCAATAAAACGTTTTAAGAGAATGGTTGAAAAAGAAGGAATTATCCGCGAGTATAAACTTCGTGAATATTATGTAAAGCCTTCTGCCACAAATCACCAGAAGAAAACAACATTGGAGCGTAAACTTCTTAACAAAAAGATTAAATCTGAAAAGAAAGATTACTAG
- a CDS encoding methyl-accepting chemotaxis protein: MSLKGSKENTSQLKQNEKSLEFENLLPTKDNAPNDDIKIDSKTSEQNRSFNANELKRQQSLTKINLKNRKNKMAFKFAVVLLVLLIFSFSALSFILTHSISKDNIETYAQFTTSLVEQTADGITYWLEGFFKDFGIFTNSQEFKSGDFYSATDYLQKNKQLIDPNFEFMGFADVNGFMIDSNGNKSDISSQKFFTAIQTSGKSKYISDPMPALDGIGYIFYIAIPVTNANNAFCGVMVGALPLSKINYQVTQNFLTKTGITYAIDSKGNIIAHTEESKIMKNFYSMSEEESGFIGYKSLTEKMLLSQTGSAIVKNTNNDTQNYVFYCPINHTEWSLAISITEEEINATAKKSGFEIITFCIIIAVLLMIFTSVYMTFLVHPLTDLKKSITEIASRDADLTKKIKVRTKDEVGDVVTGFNTFTENLRGIISQIKDSKDELSMIDSKMVATAKRTRSSINDIISNIQNVSEKIKMQSLSVEETAEKVDKITSTIEDLNLLIENQSSGVTQASAAVEQMLVNILAVTRNTENMVSSFRELEQNTITGIEKQNIVDEQIQKIKDQSKMLMEANKVISKIANETNLLAMNASIEAAHAGSVGSGFSVVADEIHNLSENSSKQSRRIRDELKMIQESIESVVATSSQAKESFHAVTTKIQQTDQIVLQIKSAMEESEIGSRQITEALKMMNISTFDVRNASSDMSDENAGILNQVKQLQEATEHIKASVNSMTDSANQINDNGQTLSAISEKMEKSIYQIASQIDLFNV, encoded by the coding sequence ATGTCATTAAAAGGAAGTAAAGAGAATACCAGTCAGTTAAAACAAAATGAGAAAAGTTTAGAATTTGAAAATTTATTGCCAACAAAAGACAATGCGCCAAACGACGACATAAAAATCGATTCCAAAACGAGCGAGCAAAATCGCTCCTTTAATGCAAATGAATTAAAACGACAGCAAAGCCTTACGAAAATCAATTTAAAAAACCGAAAGAACAAAATGGCATTTAAATTTGCAGTGGTTCTTTTAGTTCTGCTCATTTTTTCATTTTCTGCGCTTTCTTTTATACTCACCCATTCAATTTCAAAAGATAACATAGAAACTTACGCACAATTTACAACTTCGCTAGTTGAACAAACAGCAGACGGCATTACATATTGGCTTGAAGGATTTTTTAAAGATTTTGGAATTTTTACAAATTCGCAAGAATTTAAAAGCGGAGACTTTTATTCTGCCACAGATTATCTTCAAAAAAATAAACAGCTGATTGACCCCAATTTTGAATTTATGGGATTTGCAGATGTAAACGGCTTTATGATTGATTCCAACGGCAACAAGAGCGACATTTCTTCGCAAAAATTTTTTACAGCAATCCAGACTTCCGGAAAATCAAAATACATATCGGATCCGATGCCAGCCTTAGACGGAATAGGATACATATTTTACATAGCCATTCCAGTAACCAATGCAAACAATGCTTTTTGTGGCGTTATGGTAGGAGCACTTCCTTTAAGCAAGATTAACTATCAGGTAACGCAAAATTTTCTTACAAAAACAGGGATTACTTATGCAATCGATTCTAAGGGGAACATAATCGCTCATACAGAAGAATCAAAAATAATGAAAAACTTTTATTCTATGAGCGAAGAAGAATCTGGCTTTATAGGATATAAATCTTTAACCGAAAAAATGCTGCTAAGTCAAACTGGAAGTGCAATCGTAAAAAATACTAATAACGATACGCAAAACTATGTCTTTTATTGTCCGATAAATCACACAGAATGGTCTCTTGCAATTTCTATAACCGAAGAAGAAATAAATGCCACAGCAAAAAAAAGCGGTTTTGAAATTATCACTTTTTGTATAATCATTGCCGTTTTGCTGATGATTTTTACTTCTGTTTATATGACATTTTTAGTTCATCCGCTTACAGATTTAAAAAAATCGATAACAGAGATCGCTTCTAGAGATGCAGACCTTACAAAAAAAATTAAAGTCAGAACAAAGGACGAAGTTGGTGACGTTGTAACAGGATTTAACACTTTTACAGAAAACCTACGAGGGATAATAAGCCAAATAAAAGATTCAAAAGATGAGCTTTCGATGATTGACTCCAAAATGGTTGCCACAGCAAAAAGAACTCGCTCTTCTATAAACGACATAATTTCGAACATTCAAAATGTAAGCGAAAAAATTAAGATGCAGAGTTTGTCTGTAGAAGAAACCGCAGAAAAAGTCGATAAAATCACCTCAACAATAGAAGATCTAAATTTACTTATAGAAAATCAATCTTCTGGAGTTACACAGGCAAGTGCCGCAGTTGAACAGATGCTTGTAAATATCCTTGCAGTAACTCGCAATACCGAAAATATGGTTTCTTCCTTCCGCGAACTTGAGCAAAATACGATAACAGGAATTGAAAAACAAAACATTGTCGATGAGCAGATTCAAAAAATAAAAGACCAGAGCAAAATGCTGATGGAAGCAAACAAAGTCATTTCAAAAATCGCGAACGAAACTAATCTCCTTGCAATGAATGCTTCAATAGAGGCAGCACATGCTGGTTCTGTCGGTAGCGGCTTTTCTGTTGTTGCAGATGAAATTCATAACCTTTCAGAAAATTCCAGCAAACAGTCACGGCGCATACGCGATGAACTTAAAATGATTCAAGAATCTATTGAAAGCGTTGTAGCAACTTCTTCACAAGCAAAAGAATCTTTCCATGCGGTAACTACAAAAATTCAACAGACAGACCAGATTGTTCTGCAAATAAAAAGCGCAATGGAAGAAAGCGAAATTGGAAGTCGCCAAATAACTGAAGCCCTAAAGATGATGAATATTTCGACTTTTGATGTACGAAATGCATCCAGCGATATGTCCGACGAAAATGCAGGAATCTTAAATCAAGTAAAACAGTTGCAAGAGGCGACAGAACATATAAAAGCGAGTGTAAACAGCATGACCGATTCTGCAAACCAGATAAATGACAATGGGCAAACACTGTCTGCTATTTCAGAAAAAATGGAGAAATCAATTTATCAAATAGCCTCGCAGATTGATTTATTTAACGTTTAA